CCGTTGCCATGGTAAAGGGGGCGTGCCTGTTTTGCGAGTAGATTTTGCGCTATGCGGCGACAGTGCGGCGACCTGTAATCCGGCGGTTGCGGAAAAGAACCGTCTGCATGTATTCCGGGCGACGAATGCAATATTCTGGCCCTGTCTGCGGGAAGATTGCCCGGCCGCGTGCCTTTCAAGAACAATCCGTCAAGAAGGACAGGGATTTCCTTGTCGCCGTATCCGGCGTGCGGGGATATTTTTCTTCCTTCTCCTGGGCTGGGAAACGCTGCATCAATTTGAGCCGGAACAGCTGGTTGTATGACTGGGGAAGGCTTTCCGGGGGGCTTGCCGAACGGAGACGGGTGTGGTTGGATATGGTTCATGACGTCGGAATTGCTGACCAAGCGCCGTGTGACGGGTGTGGATGATCCGTTATTCCTGGATTCTCTGGATATTTACCGGACAAGTTTTCCTGTGCATGAACAGCGAAGGGTGCAGGATTTTCCGCTGGCGTTTCAAGATCCCGGTTTTTGTTATGAAGTATTTTTAAATGGGGAAGGCCGGGTGGTTGCGATGCTGGTGACGTGGCGTCGGGAACAATTCGTGTATCTGGAGTATTTTGCCGTGGCTGCCACCCTGCGCGGCCGGGGCGCTGGGCAAAGGATTCTGGAAGAATTGAGGGATGCGTTTCCGCGCAAAGTTATTCTGGAAATTGATCCTCCGGAGGACGGGATTTCACGCCGGAGGCTGGGGTTTTATCAGAGGCACGGCTTTGTTCCCAATCCGCAGTTTGATTATGTCCATCCTCCTTATACGGATGAGGGCGAATCTTTTCCGCTTCTGTTGATGACGCATGGAGATCTGCTGGATGAGGAGACATACCGGAGCTTTGTGGATTTCCACCATCGTCACGTAGTGGCAAGGTGAATGAATGACCGGGAAAAATCCGCGCCATGAGGGATTTTTCCTCCCCCTTGAGGCGAATTATTCTAGGGGGGCTTGCTGATATGAGCCGGTAGGGCATCAGGCGCATGCTGCGGTTTTGCCTGTTTAAGGAATGCCCCTGTTCCTTTCCGGAGTACGATGCGTGGCGGCGTTCCTTATGCCCGGTAAACGCCCCTGGGCCCGTGTTTTCTGAAAACATGCGGCGGGTTGGGATACGCCGGAAGAATCAGCTCCATGCCCGGTCCACGGTCTCCTGTTCTTCCGGGGCAAGGTATCTGGAGAGCCGTTCTTTCATGCGCTGCCGGTATTCGGGAATACTCCAGGAATGAAGCGGCTGAACGGCGGAGTTGGTGAATTGCCAGGAGGGGACGGGCACGACCACGTCCAGGACTTCTCCGGCTCTGGAGGGCATCCCGGCCAGTACCGCCGCGATGGTGGGGGAAAGCTCCGGATGTTCATCCAGAAGATCCAGCAGCCAGCCGCAGCCCAGGTCCGTGGGAATGGCTTCCGTTCCGGCCAGCAGGTCCGTGAGGCGTTCGGGAGGAAGATTTTTGGAAATGAAAGACAGATAAGGGGCAAACCGCATGTCACCCAGGCTCATCAGGGCGTCCAGCGCCGGAGCCATGGACGCCTGTCCGGGGCAGGGAGAAGCGCAGATGACCTTCGCCAGTCCGGCAATTCCGGGAAACCGCTCCTCCGGCTGGGGCGCGGCCAGCGTATAAATAAGGAAAGCGGATTGCCTGCGGATATCCGGCGTCTCATCCGCCATGGCAAAAGGCAGCAGGGCCCTCCATCCGTCCCCTTTCCGCTGCCGGATAAAAGCTGCCAGTTGCAGAGCGCATTTGCGGCGGGCGTCCGGAGCGCAGCGGGATTGAAACATCTGGTAAATGGTGACGCCTTCTTCTTCTCTTCCCGTTTCATTGCAGGTGACCAGTCCATAGGCGATCATGGCCAGAGGCCATTGATCCGGACCGATTTCCCCCCTGCGGGAGGGATCCATGACAAGGGCGGCAAGCCGCTTGATTTCCGACAAAGAGCTGGTTTGATCCTGAAAAAGGCCCATGCCCGCATGATAGCCGGAGGCGGAAACCTGCCAAGGAAAAACCGTGGATTACTTACAGGCGCCCGGAGTTTTCCGGTACGGAGCCTTTTTCTTCTTCTGGAATATAAATTGGGCAGAGTACTCTGCTGCCTGCGATTCGATGCGCAATCGCCTCATTTTTATTTTCTGAAAAAATAATTGAATAAAAAATCAATGGAAATAGAAACCCAGCGCATGGAGGGGCGTCGCGAAGCCATGTCCGCCCGGTTGAATGGAGGCGTCAAGGGTGGATCAGGTTTTCCATATTGCTTTGAACCAGGTCAACCAGGTTGTTGACGGTCATGCCCAGTTCCCGCGCCGCGCGGCGGTAAAGTTCCGGCAGGGTTTCCGGATGCCCGTCCGATTCCAGCGCCAGCCGATGGAGCGGTATGGAGGCAAGCAGACCCGGACGTTCCATTTCCCGCAGGCCTATGGAGAGAAGCCAGTTTCCCGAAGGAAGTTCCGAGCTAAGATGCAATGCTCCCGTCCAGCCGTGCAGGATAATGTTCAAACGGGGATATTTTTTCAGCATTTCCGCCAGCGTGCCCCATGCGCGGCAGCAGTGCAGGGAAGCGGGCCGGTCCAGGAGCGCGGCCAGTTCCAGATGCCGTTCCAGCGCTTCCTTCTGGAGAGGCAGCCCCGGGATGCCGCGCCGGCATTTGTCCAGCCCCGTTTCCCCAACGCCCGCATGGGGGATTTTTTTCAGCAGGGATTCCAGTCCGGGCATTTCCTCCTTCCACTCATCCGGGTTCAGGAACCAGGGATGAATGCCGAAAAAGGGCGTAACATGTTCATCCCGTTCCGCCAGAAGGGCCACCTGTTTCCAGTCCTCCGGGGAGGTGCCGCAGATGAACCGAGGCGCCGTGCCGGAAGCGAGTGCGGAGGAATGAGTGTGGGCATCCGGCAGATTCATCATTGCTTAATGGGACAACGAAGGCGCGTCCGACGGTTCAATAATATCAAAACTCTGTTTCGCCAGGCGCACGGCGGCGGCGCCCGTTTCCATTTCATCATGGATGACGTTGACAATGCCCGCGTGATGCAGGGAAGCCACTTCCGAACGGAATTTGGCGCGGGCAATCACCGTGATGTCCCCATTGGCGCCTTTGATCTGCATGTAGGTGGACAGGGCCGGGGCAGGGTCCGGGAACGTGAAGGCGATCAGCCGCGCGGTACGGACGCCTGCCAGGTCCATGGTGATTTGGTGCTGAATGTCTCCCAGAAAGGCCAGATGGCCTTCATTAAGCAGGGATTTGACGGTGTCCGCATTCAGGTCGATAATAATGCAGGGAATGCCGTATTGGGACAGGCTTTCATGAAGCCTCCTGCCTACGGGGCCGTAGCCGCAAATGATGGCGTGCTCCCTGATGCCTTCCATGCGCGTGATCAGGGTTTCCACGTTGAGGCGTTCCCGTTTTGTTTTCAACCCGGGAATGCGCACCAGCAGCGGGGTGAGTTTCCGTGCCGCTTTCATCAGCAGCGGAGTCATGCCCATGGAGACGGCGGCAATGGCGTAAACGTTGGTGGTCACCAGAGCCGGGATGGGGGAGATCTCCTGCATGAAGGGGATGAGCACCAGGGAAAATTCCCCCACATTGGTGAGCGCGGTGGAGGCCATGATGCCCATGCGGCCGGGGATTTTCAGGAAACTTGCGGCTGTAAGGCAGGCTATGAATTTAATCGCGAGGACAAAGGCGGTGAAGGTCGCCACCTGTCCGATGTGTTGCCACAGTCCGTCAATGTCGATCAACAGCCCGGCGGACA
This region of Akkermansia muciniphila genomic DNA includes:
- a CDS encoding GNAT family N-acetyltransferase; this encodes MTSELLTKRRVTGVDDPLFLDSLDIYRTSFPVHEQRRVQDFPLAFQDPGFCYEVFLNGEGRVVAMLVTWRREQFVYLEYFAVAATLRGRGAGQRILEELRDAFPRKVILEIDPPEDGISRRRLGFYQRHGFVPNPQFDYVHPPYTDEGESFPLLLMTHGDLLDEETYRSFVDFHHRHVVAR
- a CDS encoding TatD family hydrolase; translated protein: MMNLPDAHTHSSALASGTAPRFICGTSPEDWKQVALLAERDEHVTPFFGIHPWFLNPDEWKEEMPGLESLLKKIPHAGVGETGLDKCRRGIPGLPLQKEALERHLELAALLDRPASLHCCRAWGTLAEMLKKYPRLNIILHGWTGALHLSSELPSGNWLLSIGLREMERPGLLASIPLHRLALESDGHPETLPELYRRAARELGMTVNNLVDLVQSNMENLIHP